CGACAAGGTCGCATTCATTTGCGATGCAGCCGGCAGATCCGACCTCTTCATGCAGCCCTTTAATCCTCAGACTGGAGAAGTAGGAAAGCCTCAGCAGCTCTTCTCCTATCCTCACTCCACGCAAGCATCACCCACCTTTAGTCCTGATGGAACAAAAGTCGCGTTTGTGTCAGATAAAGACAGAAGCATGCGCATCTATGTGATTCCCGCGACAGGCTCCGGAAGACGCGCAAATCCGCAGCTGATCACGAAGCAGAATAGTGAAAACTCCTGCCCCTCGTGGTCTCCAGATGGAAGAAAATTAGCCTATAGTGCTAAAACTGGTGGAGTGAGGCAAATATGGATTTACGACTTCGCCACACAAGAGGAGAGGCAGCTGACTTCTGGGGCAGGCAATAAAGAAAACCCCACCTGGGCAGCGGATAGTTTGCATCTCGTTTTTAACTCGACCGACGCCTCCTCTTCTGAACTTTATGTCGTGAATCTGAACCAGCCGGATGCGATAAGAATTACGAAAGGCCAGGGAAAAAACCATTACCCCACATGGGGCCCACGTTAGAATTTAACAAGCTGAACTATTGAGGACTAAAATGAAAAAGAATGTTTTAAAAATGGCACTGGCGTGTGGAGCACTCTGCACACTCTTTACCAGCTGCGGAAAAAAAGATAATACTTGGGACGACTCGAAGTCCGCTTCCAGCTATAAGTATAAGCACTCACAATCTCTCTGGGGTAATGATGGCTCCGAGCTCGCAGATAGCGAGTTTGATGGCGGCCCAAGCCACGAGGACTTCGTTCCTCTCCGCGATGATGATCTAAAATCTCAGTTCGCTGACGGAGCGATCCCACAGTCTCGCCATGTTCCTGGAGAAGCAGGCAGCGGCGTTCCTGGCATCAATCAGTTTAGCATGCCAAGTGCTGAGCTCGCTTCGATCTTCCGCAATATCCACTTCAACACCGATGAGCATAGCGTTCGCGGCAAAGAGTCTCTTGCAGCAGTCGAGCGCATTGCAGCCTACTTGAAAGACCACCCTGATACTTACATCTTTGTGGAAGGACATTGCGATGAGCGTGGACCTGAGGCTTATAACCTCTCTCTTGGTGCAAGAAGAGCAAACAGCGTGCGTTCACTACTCGTACAGAAAGGCGTTGATCTCAACCAGATCCACACTATCTCTTACGGCAAAGAGCGTCCTCTCGAGATCAGCCATAGCCAAGAGGCATGGTCTAAAAACCGTCGTGCACAATTTAAGATCTACCAGCGCTAAATGAAACGCTTAGCATTGATCTCTTGTGTTGCGCTGAGCAGCTGCTCCTCTCGTATGACCTCCTGGCAGGAGGAGAGGAGTCCAGCAGATGTCGCCTTGGAAGAGGTGAGAATCGAGCTATCCGATTTGAGACATGAGCTTAGCGGCACAAGGGTCGACTTGCAGATCCTCGACGAGAAGATAAAACAGCAGAAAACACCAGTGAAGGGAGCCGAAAGCTCCCTTCAACTTTCAACGCTCGACCGGAAGCTCGCAGAACTACAAAAGAGTCAAGAGAAGCTAGCTCAAGACCTGAGACAGCTTGGGACTCACGCTAATCAAGCCAGCACCACCTTTGCGAAACAGCAAGAAAAACTTCACGATCTCGAACAGGAGATCCAAGCGCAAAACAGACGCCTGGATGAGATTGTTAAGCTCAAAGGAACTCTCTCATCTCTCTCCGAAGTATTAAAGGAGAAGTCGCGAGAAGAGAGCAGCAACACTCACACCTACCGCAAGTATAAAGTTAAGTCGGGCGACTCGCTCGAAAAGATCGCAAAACAGCAGCACACAACCATCGAAGCGATCAAGAAACTCAATGATCTAAGCTCCGACCGCATCGTCGTAGGCCAAGAGATCAAACTTCCACATGACTAATTCTCCTTCAAGTATTGGGATCTTTGATTCTGGATTTGGTGGGCTCACCGTTCTTAGAGCACTCATCGATGAGCTCCCCTTTGAAAATTT
This Chlamydiales bacterium DNA region includes the following protein-coding sequences:
- a CDS encoding OmpA family protein, with protein sequence MKKNVLKMALACGALCTLFTSCGKKDNTWDDSKSASSYKYKHSQSLWGNDGSELADSEFDGGPSHEDFVPLRDDDLKSQFADGAIPQSRHVPGEAGSGVPGINQFSMPSAELASIFRNIHFNTDEHSVRGKESLAAVERIAAYLKDHPDTYIFVEGHCDERGPEAYNLSLGARRANSVRSLLVQKGVDLNQIHTISYGKERPLEISHSQEAWSKNRRAQFKIYQR
- a CDS encoding LysM peptidoglycan-binding domain-containing protein, giving the protein MKRLALISCVALSSCSSRMTSWQEERSPADVALEEVRIELSDLRHELSGTRVDLQILDEKIKQQKTPVKGAESSLQLSTLDRKLAELQKSQEKLAQDLRQLGTHANQASTTFAKQQEKLHDLEQEIQAQNRRLDEIVKLKGTLSSLSEVLKEKSREESSNTHTYRKYKVKSGDSLEKIAKQQHTTIEAIKKLNDLSSDRIVVGQEIKLPHD